The Leptolyngbya sp. FACHB-261 genome segment AACCTCAACTAAAAACTTCCAGAGCCTACTTGCAAACCTGGCTCGACTAATGTAATTTCAATTTCAGTTCAGTTGATGAACGCTACCTAGGAACTGTTGTCTCCAGCCCTAGATAGCTGACCCCCAAACTTGCTTAAGGTTTGGAGGCTGAGGAGAGTGTATCACTTGTGATTCACCCACTAAGGCAGGCGCAGGTACGCTGAACCATTCGCTCTGTGGCTGGTCTTCATCTGAATCGCTAGGGGTAATTCATTAGACGAATTGCCCCTCTCCTTCCCATACAAGTTTTTGGAGCCATTCGCCATGCGTCTAACGCAGGTTTTGCAGCCGCAACTTTGCCTAACCCTCAACAAAATCGCCCAGTATTTAGGCATCCCCGAATCAACAATTTGCCGCGTCGAACATTGGCCCCATCAACTCTTTGTGCATCGCAGCGACCGAGGCGGACAATTCGTCAGCTACCGTGCCTTCGCCGAATGGATCGAAGCCTGCGCCAAAAGCATCCAAGCTTGCGCCAACCTACACGTCCTCGACTGGCTAGGACAAATCATCAAACACGAATGCCAGCGCTTCCGCTACCCAGAACCCATCATCAACTACTGGCGACAACTCTGGCTCCAACGACAACGAGAACTGCGCACCCCTCCCTCAACACCGATGCAGAGAGAGGGGAGCTAGATTGACTGCCTGCGTCGTCCCTCTTTTCTTACAAAATGAACCAGCAGGCTAAGTCCTAACCGGCACCGACGTCTGAGCAGCCCATTGCGTCTTAGCTGGCTCAGTCTGCACCAACAACCGTCCCCGCGAGAACACATGCGTTGCCACCGGCTGACGGCGAATCGCATCGAACGGCTCAGTCGCATCCAGAACCACTAGATTTGCAGGCTTACCCACAGCAATGCCGTAGCTGTCGCCCAGATTCAACGTCCTGGCTCCATTGGTCGTCACCATATCGAAGCAAGCATCGATTTCACTGCGCCCCGTCATCTGGCAGACATGCACCGCCATATGCGCGCAATTGATCATGTTGCCCGTGCCCAGCGAGTACCAGGGGTCCATCACGCAATCGTGCCCGAGGCTAACATTCAGCCCCGCCGCATTCAGCTCCTTCACCCGCGTCACCCCACGACGCTTGGGATAAGTATCCGTGCGACCCTGAAGCGTAATGTTAATCAGCGGGTTGGCAATAAAGTTGATGCCGCTCTTTTGCAAAAAGCCCATCAGCTTGAACGCATAAGCATTGTTATAGGAATGGAAAGCCGTAGTATGGCTAGCCGTGACCCGCGACCCCATCCCCGTGCGAATCGCGCAAGCCGAAACCACCTCCAAAAAACGCGACTGCTCATCATCAATCTCATCGCAGTGGATATCGATCAGCCGGTCATACTGCTGCGCCAACTCAAAAATGCGATGCACCGAGCGCACCCCATCCTCACGCGTCAACTCATAGTGAGGAATGCCACCCACCACATCCGCGCCCAGTTTCAGCGACTCTTCCATCAGAGCTTCATTCTGCGGCGCACCATAAAGCCCATCCTGCGGAAACGCCACAACCTGAAGCGTGATCCAGTCTTTAACTTCCTCGCGCAACTCTAACAGTGCTTGCAGTGCAATCAGCTTCGGCTCACTAACATCCGCATGGGAGCGCACAAACAGAACCCCCTGCGCCGCCTGCTGCTTCAGCACTTCTCGGGCCCTGTCTTTCACATCCTTGAGACTGAGAGTCTGCTTATACTCGCCCCAAATCTGAATGCCTTCAAACAAAACCCCACTCTGGTTCCAGCGAGGCTGACCCGCCGTAAAGGCAGAATCCAGGTGAATATGCGATTCTACAAAAGGCGCAGTGACCAATTTGCCCTGCACATCGAACTCTTGAGTCGCAGAACCTTCAATCGCCGGTTCGATACAGACAATTTGCCCCTGACTCAGCGCAATATCTAACAGAGCAGACGTATCTTTCAGCGCGCAACGCCGCAATAAGACATCGTACACAGACAGCTATCTCCAACTGGGGTGCCGGTTCCTTAAGTCTCACAGATAGTTCTACAGATCTGTGCTGCTGCAGACTTTACCGAGCAAAACCCCTTGTCTGAATGACCAATATATGCACTCAGATGTGGATTTAGAACCCGCATCTGAGCACATTGATTCAGTGCTTTACATTTTCTTAATTTTTGTAAGCGGCAGCCACGAGGGGGCGTTGAGAAGCAATATATTACTTTTGTTAATGGTCTCGATTAAAAGGCATCATGCCAAGTAATGTTGTCAAGGCGTCCGCATTGCCCTATTGTTTAGTTTAGAGACCCCGGCTCTTTCGACTTTAATCGTAGAGTTGGAAAGGATTAAAGTAGGGGATTGGTAAGCTTTTTTGCCAAGTTTTTCTCAATAAAGCTACAGGCTCTATTGTGTCACTAGTGTGACGTTTTATTGTGACGCTTTCAAGCCGTTTGGAGGTTCAGGATGGCAGTTGCTGTTGGAATGATTGAAACGAAAGGTTTCCCCTGTGTGGTGGAAGCTGCAGACGCAATGGTCAAAGCAGCTCGTGTCACATTGGTCGGATACGAAAAAATTGGTAGCGGACGAGTCACTGTGATCGTGCGCGGCGATGTCTCTGAAGTACAGGCATCCGTAGCTGCAGGTGTGGAATCGGTCAAACGTGTGTTTGGCGGCGAAGTTCTCTCAACCCACATCATTGCTCGTCCTCACGAAAACCTCGAGTTTGTTCTGCCCATTCGCTACAACGAAGAAGTTGAACAATTCCGAATGTAGGAGGGTTTATACTCTTCTCGCAGTTTACTTCCAGAAATCAGTTAACGCGTTTATTTAGGAGCAAAAAAAATGGCAATTGCAGTTGGTATGGTCGAAACTCTCGGTTTCCCCTGTGTGGTAGAAGCCGCAGACGCGATGGTTAAGGCAGCTCGTGTAACCCTAGTGGGCTACGAGAAGATTGGCAGCGGTCGCGTAACTGTAATCGTGCGGGGTGACGTGTCCGAAGTGCAAGCTTCCGTTGCCGCTGGTATTGAGTCTGTGAAGCGCGTGAACGGTGGTCAAATGCTATCGCACCACATCATCGCTCGTCCCCACGAGAACCTCGAGTACGTGCTGCCCATCCGCTACACCGACGACGTTGCTCAGTTCCGTGAAGGCAGTGGCCCCATGACCCGCGCCAGCTATACCAGACCATAGGACTCCCTAGGACCTAATGCAAATTGCTAGGGTTTGTGGCACGGTTGTCAGTACCCAGAAAGAACCCAGCCTTAGAGGAGTCAAACTACTTCTGCTGCAATTCATTGATGAAGAAGGGCAACCTTTGCCAGGGTATGAAGTTGCAGCAGATAACGTTGGAGCAGGCTTTGATGAATGGGTATTGGTCACTCGTGGCAGCGCTGCTCGTCAGACTTCTGAGGGGACACCACGTCCCCTAGATGCTGCCGTAGTCGGCATTATTGACACGGTAAATATTGAGAATCGCCTTCTCTACAGCAAGCGGGACGAGTATCGCTAGCTCTGAGCTGAGTTGGCTCAGATATAAGCACCTAATCCGCCTTTTTTGCTCCAACTTTGACTGTTTGCATTACGTTTTCAGCGACGAGGAAGTTTGTTTATGGTAGGCCGTGCCACTGCTGCCACTGCTGCCCCCCCGACCCCCTGGTCGAAGACTTTGGCAGAGCCCCAAATTGATAGCAGTGCTTATATTCACCCGTTCTCAAACATCATTGGCGATGTGCATATCGGCCCAGATGTTTTAGTCGCACCGGGGACTTCAATTCGAGCCGATGAAGGCAGCCCTTTCTACATTGGTGAGGGCACAAACTTACAAGATGGCTGCGTGATTCATGGCCTAGAGCAAGGCCGAGTCGTCGGGGACGATCAGAAGCAGTATTCCGTTTGGGTTGGCCAAGATGCTTCGATTGCCCACATGGCTCTGATTCATGGTCCAGCCTATGTAGGTGACCACTGTTTTATTGGCTTCCGGTCCACTATTTTCAATGCGCGTGTTGGTAAAGGCTGCGTCGTAATGATGCATGCCCTGATCCAGGATGTAGAAATTCCACCTGGAAAATACATTGCCTCTGGCTCAATTATCACTACGCAGCAACAGGCCGATCGGCTGCCCGATGCGCAAGAGGAAGATACACACTTCAGCAAGCACGTCTCGGGTATCAACGATGCTCTGCGCATGGGTTATCGCTGCGCCGAGAACATTGCCTGCATCGCGCCAATTCGTGATGAGATCGAACCTCCTAGCAGCAATACTCCTAGCACTAGCAGCAATAACAGCATGGGCAATTACTCTTCGAACACTGGCTTAGGTGAAGGAATCGTTGAGCAGGTGCGTTCACTGCTCAGTCAGGGCTATCGCATTGGCACCGAACATGCCGACGCTCGCCGTTTTCAAACCAGTTCCTGGCAGAGCTGCACACCTGTTCAGTCCACCCGGGAGTCGGAGGTGCTGTCAGAGTTGCAGGCTTGCCTGAACGAGCACAGCGGTGAGTACGTACGTTTGATTGGCATTGACTCCAAAGCCAAGCGTCGCGTCCTGGAGCAAATCATCCAGAAGCCTAATGGTCCAGTCAGCAAGATTGCAGTCACGAAGGTTGGCAATCAGTCTTCTGGTAATCAGTCTGCGGGTTACTCCTCTAGCAATGGCAGCTCTAGTAGCTCCAGCAATGGCCACCGCGGTGGTCTAAGCGGTGAAGTGGTGGACAAGGTGCGTTCGCTGCTCGGTCAGGGCTATCGCGTTGGCGCTGAGGTGGCTGATGTCCGTCGCTTCCGCAGCAGCTCTTGGACCAGTGTGTCTATTCAAGGCAGCCGAGAGTCCGAAGTGCTATCTGCCCTCGAAGCCTGCTTGGGTGAGCATGCTGGGGAGTACGTGCGGATAATCGGCATCGACCCCAAAGCCAAGCGTCGCGTGCTTGAGCAAATCATTCAGCACCCTGGTTCTCCAGCGACCCAAGCTTCGAGTTCCCCTAGCTCAAGCCAAGGGACACCCAGCCCAGCCAGCAGTTCCTACTCGTCCAGCAGCTCCTACTCGTCCAGCAGTTCCTACTCCGCCCCCGCCCGCACCAGCTTGAGCGGTGAAGTGGTGGACAAGGTGCGTTCGCTGCTCGGTCAGGGCTATCGCGTTGGCGCTGAGGTGGCTGATGTCCGTCGCTTCCGCAGCAGCTCTTGGACCAGTGTGTCTATTCAAGGCAGCCGGGAGTCCGAAGTGCTATCTGCCCTCGAAGCCTGCTTGAGTGAGCATGCTGGGGAGTACGTGCGGATAATCGGCATCGACCCCAAAGCCAAGCGTCGTGTCCTCGAGCAAATCATCCAACAACCGACGAAGTGACCTGATTGAAGTGTTCTGTCGTCCGTTGGTTAGACGTGGCTGTTGGCGTCTTCAGGGCTGAGCACAGCCAGAGCACCCCGTTAGGATCCTCTCCTCAGCCCCCAAGTTCCCGATGTCCATGCCTTTGCGCCCCCTGCAACTTCCCAGTGATCCGCGTTCCTACATCAGTGGGGATGTCACGGTAGATCCAAGTGTCGGGATTGCTCCGGGTGTCATGATTCAAGCGGCTCCCAATAGCCGGATTGTGATCGCAGCAGGGGTTTGCATTGGTATGGGCTCGGTTTTGCATGCCCGTGAGGGCACGTTGGTCATTGAAGCGGGTGCGACCTTAGGGGCGGGGGTTTT includes the following:
- a CDS encoding ribulose bisphosphate carboxylase small subunit; protein product: MVGRATAATAAPPTPWSKTLAEPQIDSSAYIHPFSNIIGDVHIGPDVLVAPGTSIRADEGSPFYIGEGTNLQDGCVIHGLEQGRVVGDDQKQYSVWVGQDASIAHMALIHGPAYVGDHCFIGFRSTIFNARVGKGCVVMMHALIQDVEIPPGKYIASGSIITTQQQADRLPDAQEEDTHFSKHVSGINDALRMGYRCAENIACIAPIRDEIEPPSSNTPSTSSNNSMGNYSSNTGLGEGIVEQVRSLLSQGYRIGTEHADARRFQTSSWQSCTPVQSTRESEVLSELQACLNEHSGEYVRLIGIDSKAKRRVLEQIIQKPNGPVSKIAVTKVGNQSSGNQSAGYSSSNGSSSSSSNGHRGGLSGEVVDKVRSLLGQGYRVGAEVADVRRFRSSSWTSVSIQGSRESEVLSALEACLGEHAGEYVRIIGIDPKAKRRVLEQIIQHPGSPATQASSSPSSSQGTPSPASSSYSSSSSYSSSSSYSAPARTSLSGEVVDKVRSLLGQGYRVGAEVADVRRFRSSSWTSVSIQGSRESEVLSALEACLSEHAGEYVRIIGIDPKAKRRVLEQIIQQPTK
- a CDS encoding carbon dioxide-concentrating mechanism protein CcmK; its protein translation is MAVAVGMIETKGFPCVVEAADAMVKAARVTLVGYEKIGSGRVTVIVRGDVSEVQASVAAGVESVKRVFGGEVLSTHIIARPHENLEFVLPIRYNEEVEQFRM
- a CDS encoding carbon dioxide-concentrating mechanism protein CcmK encodes the protein MAIAVGMVETLGFPCVVEAADAMVKAARVTLVGYEKIGSGRVTVIVRGDVSEVQASVAAGIESVKRVNGGQMLSHHIIARPHENLEYVLPIRYTDDVAQFREGSGPMTRASYTRP
- the codA gene encoding cytosine deaminase; translated protein: MYDVLLRRCALKDTSALLDIALSQGQIVCIEPAIEGSATQEFDVQGKLVTAPFVESHIHLDSAFTAGQPRWNQSGVLFEGIQIWGEYKQTLSLKDVKDRAREVLKQQAAQGVLFVRSHADVSEPKLIALQALLELREEVKDWITLQVVAFPQDGLYGAPQNEALMEESLKLGADVVGGIPHYELTREDGVRSVHRIFELAQQYDRLIDIHCDEIDDEQSRFLEVVSACAIRTGMGSRVTASHTTAFHSYNNAYAFKLMGFLQKSGINFIANPLINITLQGRTDTYPKRRGVTRVKELNAAGLNVSLGHDCVMDPWYSLGTGNMINCAHMAVHVCQMTGRSEIDACFDMVTTNGARTLNLGDSYGIAVGKPANLVVLDATEPFDAIRRQPVATHVFSRGRLLVQTEPAKTQWAAQTSVPVRT
- a CDS encoding EutN/CcmL family microcompartment protein — protein: MQIARVCGTVVSTQKEPSLRGVKLLLLQFIDEEGQPLPGYEVAADNVGAGFDEWVLVTRGSAARQTSEGTPRPLDAAVVGIIDTVNIENRLLYSKRDEYR